In the genome of Dioscorea cayenensis subsp. rotundata cultivar TDr96_F1 chromosome 1, TDr96_F1_v2_PseudoChromosome.rev07_lg8_w22 25.fasta, whole genome shotgun sequence, one region contains:
- the LOC120265783 gene encoding kinesin-like protein KIN-5A → MIHKTVLDSAMQHETHIQEMEEEMRSFISTKSEATEELRGMVKKLQTMFCSGIRTLDDLASELDKKSQSTCEKLNTQVNLHSSALDDLWQLEALLLQKGTYLSYSQALSYTSQSTELEPCSTAPKGTMGMFGCQE, encoded by the exons ATGATTCATAAAACTGTCTTAGATTCTGCAATGCAACATGAGACCCATATAcaagaaatggaagaagaaatgagATCTTTTATATCTACAAAATCTGAG GCCACAGAAGAGCTTAGAGGGATGGTCAAAAAACTGCAAACCATGTTCTGTTCTGGCATTAGAACGTTGGATGATTTAGCTAGTGAACTTGACAAGAAATCTCAATCAACTTGTGAGAAACTGAACACTCAAGTGAACTTGCACTCCTCTGCACTTGATGAT CTTTGGCAGCTAGAGGCGTTGCTACTACAGAAGGGCACGTACTTGAGCTACAGTCAAGCCTTGAGCTACACCAGTCAAAGCACTGAGCTAGAACCTTGTAGCACTGCGCCGAAGGGAACTATGGGTATGTTTGGTTGTCAAGAGTGA